The following are encoded in a window of Terriglobia bacterium genomic DNA:
- a CDS encoding zinc dependent phospholipase C family protein yields MQNATKSLMALLVLVCTLSGVSSGYSVLTHEEFIDLLWSDQIKPLLLQRYPGASEDDLKKAHAYAYGGCLIQDMGYYPFGNKLFSDMVHYVRSGDFVIALLEEASDINEYAFALGALSHYASDITGHPYVNAAVAQNFPKLKTKYGPLVTYEQNPKAHIQTEFGFDVVQVSKQRYTSDAYHDFIGFEVSKPVLERAFLKTYGIKLGDVFGSVDLSIGTFRRSISGVIPQMTRVALLTKKDEMVKEDPTFARKKFLYNLKRSEYEKQWGKSYQKPGCGAHLLSFLFMLVPKIGPFKAIGFKMPSPETETLYLKSINSTVDQYRIYLQDAKAGKLTLVNKDFDTGKLTAEGEYRLTDEAYGKLLDKLAKAKFADMPPALRENILAFYQNPNAPNFNKKKPEERAKTLKNLEELKSLQPEKPLPSPTTP; encoded by the coding sequence ATGCAAAACGCTACGAAATCGTTGATGGCATTGTTAGTGCTCGTTTGTACTCTTAGCGGAGTCAGCAGCGGATATTCCGTGCTGACCCATGAAGAGTTCATTGACTTGCTCTGGAGTGACCAGATCAAGCCCCTGTTGCTGCAGAGATATCCGGGCGCGTCAGAAGACGACTTGAAAAAGGCCCATGCCTATGCCTACGGCGGATGTCTCATCCAGGACATGGGATATTACCCGTTCGGGAACAAGCTCTTCAGCGATATGGTCCACTATGTTCGCAGCGGCGATTTTGTCATTGCGCTCCTGGAAGAAGCCAGCGACATCAATGAATACGCCTTCGCCCTGGGAGCGCTGTCACACTACGCCTCTGACATTACCGGGCATCCCTACGTCAATGCGGCCGTGGCTCAGAATTTCCCCAAGCTGAAAACCAAGTATGGGCCGTTGGTCACGTACGAGCAAAATCCCAAAGCCCACATTCAAACCGAGTTCGGGTTTGACGTGGTGCAGGTGTCCAAGCAGCGCTATACGTCAGATGCCTACCACGACTTCATCGGGTTCGAAGTGTCCAAGCCGGTTCTGGAACGCGCGTTTCTCAAGACTTACGGCATCAAACTGGGGGATGTTTTCGGCAGCGTGGACCTGTCCATCGGCACCTTTCGCCGCTCCATCAGCGGCGTGATTCCGCAGATGACCCGGGTTGCGCTGCTCACGAAAAAAGATGAGATGGTCAAAGAAGACCCCACCTTTGCCCGCAAGAAGTTTCTCTACAACCTGAAGCGCAGCGAGTATGAAAAACAATGGGGCAAGAGCTATCAAAAACCGGGATGCGGAGCGCACTTGCTGTCCTTTTTGTTTATGCTCGTCCCCAAGATCGGGCCATTCAAGGCCATCGGTTTCAAGATGCCCAGCCCGGAGACCGAGACGCTGTACCTGAAGAGCATCAACAGCACGGTGGACCAGTATCGAATCTATCTTCAGGACGCGAAAGCGGGAAAGCTAACGCTGGTGAACAAGGACTTCGATACCGGGAAGCTGACCGCGGAAGGCGAATACCGCCTGACCGACGAGGCTTACGGCAAGCTGCTCGACAAGCTGGCGAAAGCCAAGTTTGCCGACATGCCGCCCGCGCTGCGGGAGAACATCTTGGCCTTCTACCAGAACCCCAATGCCCCCAACTTCAACAAGAAGAAACCGGAAGAGCGGGCCAAGACACTGAAGAACCTGGAAGAGTTGAAATCGCTGCAGCCGGAGAAACCCCTTCCTAGCCCAACTACACCCTGA